The Raphanus sativus cultivar WK10039 unplaced genomic scaffold, ASM80110v3 Scaffold0068, whole genome shotgun sequence genome has a segment encoding these proteins:
- the LOC130500977 gene encoding truncated transcription factor CAULIFLOWER A-like → MGRGRVQLRRIENKIRRQVTFSKRRTGLVKKAQEISVLCDADVALIVFTPKGKLFEYSAGSSMERILVRYERCSYAGQDIPTPNLDTQGECSTECSKLLRMIDAMQTSLRHLKGEEVDALSIRELQGLEMQLDTSLRRTRSRKNQLMVESLAQLQKKEKELKELKKQLIKKVDQSEDIEPQNLSQGLASTSPCETPHLLPEPMSPHPPLSIGDTSQRNEVGEEDAGIVVRSGNTTLPHWMPR, encoded by the exons ATGGGAAGGGGAAGGGTTCAGCTACGGCGGATCGAGAACAAGATAAGGAGACAAGTGACCTTTTCAAAGCGAAGAACAGGTTTGGTGAAGAAAGCTCAAGAGATCTCAGTGTTATGTGATGCTGATGTTGCTTTGATTGTCTTTACTCCAAAAGGCAAGCTCTTTGAGTACTCTGCTGGCTCCAG CATGGAGAGAATTCTTGTTCGATATGAGAGGTGTTCATACGCCGGTCAAGATATTCCTACACCAAATTTGGATACACAG GGTGAGTGTTCAACCGAATGTTCGAAGCTCTTGAGGATGATTGATGCTATGCAAACAAGCTTAAG GCACTTAAAAGGAGAAGAGGTAGATGCTCTAAGTATCAGAGAGCTTCAGGGTCTGGAGATGCAACTTGATACTTCCCTCAGGAGAACTCGCTCTAGAAAG AACCAGCTCATGGTAGAATCGTTAGCACAGCTCCAGAAAAAG GAAAAGGAACTTAAAGAACTGAAGAAACAGCTAATAAAGAAG GTTGATCAAAGTGAAGACATTGAGCCGCAAAACCTCAGCCAAGGGTTAGCCTCAACATCACCATGTGAGACACCGCACCTGTTGCCAGAACCTATGTCTCCCCACCCTCCCTTGTCTATCGG GGACACATCTCAAAGGAATGAAGTTGGAGAAGAAGATGCCGGAATCGTAGTTCGCTCGGGGAATACAACGTTGCCGCACTGGATGCCTCGG
- the LOC130500976 gene encoding uncharacterized protein LOC130500976: MDKTWIWLPRNSHEYSEGATNFVNSSARRLGSLLEMLCPCRDCRNLSHQSLDKIVEHLVIRGMDKKFSYHGTLHSGTPLYSGCLKHTKVSAIMGLYRFKVKSGVSENYFDQLLVLLEDLLPEDNVLPKSLAAIKKFLKIFGFGYDNIHACKNDCILYRKEYENLQSCPRCKVSRWEMDKHSNEIKVGIPAKVLRYFPIKDRFRRMFRSKRMAEDLRWHYTNATEDGTMRHPVDSISWAQVNAKWPDFAADPRNLRLGISTDGMNPFSMQSTNHSTWPVLLVNYNTPPTMCMKAENIILTLLIPGPTAPGNKIDVYLAPLIDDLKDLWAEGIEVYDSFAKENFNLRALLLWSISDYPALGTLSGCKVKGKQACSVCGKDTPARWLKFSRKFVYMGNRRRLPPGHRYRYKKAWFDNTVEEVDANRIQTGAEIYETLQAFTNDFGRPLEKEKKRKRLDLEDDERVVEEECDESNELWRWKKRSIFFDLPYWKKLPVRHNIDVMHVEKNVSDAILSLLMQSAKSKDGLKARKDLEDIGIRKHLHTEVRGKKTYLPPAAYWLSKKEKTIFCQRLAKFRGPDGYCGNIVNCVSVNPPNIGSLKSHDHHVLVQNLLPAALRGLLHRGPRIATNRLCSYFNRLCQRIIDPEKLISMETEFVETMCQLERFFPPALFDIMFHLPIHLSKEARLGGPVHFRWMYPFERYMKTLKAFVKNYARPEACMAEAYLAGECVAFCLEFLKDSVPVQEAVNRNEDVETDTMVVEGRPLQKGIEVTLSDKDKDIAHRYVLMNMASLDPFLEMHLEELQAKDARLARNETLLWKYHTDHFAEWLKNKIHSDSTDSHSKEIRWLAFGPRNVALAHKGFIINGQRFHTDAVKLKTQNSGVTYEAFSMCRSSARDMRQVADMITYYRVIKEILVIDYHMFKVPLFRCNWANTANGVKEEDGFTLVNLHMNQAAYLKDPFILPSQAKHVFYSRENDASNWYVVIRAPPRGYHELETEEDLGGAPLPVQEVDDMGDEASDDDSVYVRDDCEGLLVVD, encoded by the exons ATGGATAAGACGTGGATTTGGCTTCCAAG GAATAGCCACGAGTATTCAGAAGGAGCAACTAATTTCGTGAATTCGTCAGCAAGAAGATTGGGAAGTCTTCTTGAAATGCTATGCCCTTGTAGAGACTGCCGCAATCTGAGCCATCAGTCACTGGATAAAATTGTGGAGCATTTGGTGATTAGGGGTATGGATAAGAA ATTCAGCTATCATGGGACTTTACACTCGGGTACGCCATTATACTCGGGTTGTCTCAAGCACACAAAGGTTTCAGCTATCATGGGACTTTACAGATTCAAGGTTAAAAGTGGTGTGTCGGAGAACTACTTTGATCAGTTGTTGGTTTTACTTGAGGATTTGCTACCTGAAGACAATGTTCTTCCCAAGAGTTTAGCTGCAATCAAGAAATTTCTGAAGATCTTTGGGTTCGGCTACGACAATATACATGCTTGCAAGAATGATTGCATACTGTATAGGAAGGAGTACGAGAACCTACAAAGCTGTCCAAGATGCAAAGTTTCAAGATGGGAAATGGATAAGCACAGTAATGAGATAAAGGTGGGGATTCCGGCAAAGGTCCTAAGATATTTTCCAATCAAGGACAGGTTTAGGAGGATGTTTAGATCAAAGAGGATGGCTGAAGATCTGCGTTGGCACTATACCAATGCCACTGAAGATGGTACAATGCGGCACCCCGTTGATTCTATCTCTTGGGCACAAGTGAATGCTAAATGGCCAGACTTTGCTGCTGATCCACGGAATCTTCGACTTGGGATTTCCACAGATGGGATGAACCCTTTCTCCATGCAAAGCACCAATCACAGCACATGGCCAGTGTTGTTAGTGAACTATAACACGCCTCCAACCATGTGTATGAAGGCTGAGAATATAATATTGACTTTGTTGATCCCTGGTCCTACTGCTCCTGGTAATAAAATAGATGTTTACCTAGCACCACTGATAGACGATCTAAAAGATTTGTGGGCTGAGGGTATTGAAGTGTATGACTCATTTGCGAAGGAGAATTTTAATCTCAGAGCCTTGCTGCTTTGGAGTATCAGTGACTATCCAGCCTTAGGAACACTGTCTGGATGTAAAGTAAAGGGGAAACAAGCCTGCAGTGTATGCGGAAAGGATACACCTGCAAGGTGGCTTAAGTTTAGCCGCAAGTTTGTCTACATGGGTAACAGAAGGAGACTACCGCCTGGCCATCGTTACAGATATAAAAAAGCTTGGTTTGACAACACTGTAGAGGAAGTTGATGCGAATAGGATACAAACAGGCGCTGAGATATATGAGACACTACAAGCTTTTACGAATGATTTTGGTAGACCTctagagaaggaaaaaaaaaggaaaagactaGATTTGGAAGATGATGAGAGGGTAGTGGAAGAAGAGTGTGATGAATCAAATGAACTATGGCGGTGGAAGAAGAGATCAATATTCTTTGATCTACCTTACTGGAAG AAGTTACCTGTTCGTCACAATATTGATGTTATGCACGTAGAAAAGAATGTGTCTGATGCTATATTGTCTCTGTTGATGCAAAGTGCGAAGTCAAAAGATGGGTTGAAAGCAAGAAAAGACTTAGAAGATATTGGAATCAGAAAGCACTTGCACACAGAGGTGAGGGGAAAGAAAACATACTTACCTCCTGCTGCCTACTGGTTATCGAAGAAAGAGAAGACCATTTTTTGCCAAAGGTTAGCTAAGTTTAGAGGTCCTGATGGTTATTGTGGTAATATTGTGAATTGTGTTTCAGTTAACCCTCCAAATATTGGTAGTTTAAAGTCGCATGATCATCATGTCCTAGTACAGAACTTGTTACCAGCTGCATTAAGAGGGTTGTTACATAGGGGTCCTAGGATAGCCACAAATAGATTATGCAGTTACTTCAATAGGTTGTGTCAGCGCATCATTGACCCAGAGAAACTTATATCCATGGAAACAGAGTTTGTGGAAACAATGTGTCAGCTGGAGCGCTTCTTCCCTCCAGCCCTTTTTGATATCATGTTTCACCTACCAATACATCTATCAAAAGAGGCACGCTTGGGAGGACCAGTTCACTTCCGCTGGATGTATCCCTTTGAAAG GTACATGAAAACACTAAAGGCTTTTGTGAAGAATTATGCAAGGCCAGAAGCATGTATGGCTGAGGCGTATTTGGCTGGAGAATGCGTTGCATTCTGTTTAGAGTTCCTTAAAGATTCAGTACCAGTTCAAGAAGCAGTTAATCGTAATGAAGATGTCGAGACTGACACAATGGTGGTTGAAGGCCGACCTCTGCAGAAGGGTATAGAGGTTACCCTTTCAGATAAAGATAAAGACATTGCACATCGCTATGTGCTAATGAACATGGCATCTTTGGATCCATTTCTTGA gATGCATTTGGAAGAGTTGCAAGCAAAGGATGCTCGATTGGCTAGAAATGAAACTTTGTTATGGAAATACCATACTGACCACTTTGCAGAATGGCTTAAAAATAAG ATTCATTCAGACTCAACAGATAGTCATTCTAAGGAGATAAGGTGGTTGGCATTTGGGCCAAGAAATGTTGCTTTAGCACATAAAGGATTCATCATCAATGGCCAACGGTTTCATACTGATGCGGTCAAGCTGAAGACACAAAACAGTGGAGTAACTTATGAAGCCTTTAGCATGTGTAGATCAAGTGCTCGAGATATGAGACAGGTCGCGGATATGATTACATACTATAGAGTGATAAAGGAGATTTTGGTCATCGACTATCACATGTTCAAAGTGCCACTCTTTAGATGCAACTGGGCAAACACAGCGAATGGCGTGAAGGAAGAAGATGGCTTCACTCTTGTTAACCTTCATATGAACCAAGCAGCCTATTTGAAAGATCCATTCATTCTACCTTCTCAAGCAAAACATGTTTTCTACTCTAGGGAGAATGATGCTTCAAATTGGTATGTTGTTATAAGAGCACCACCTAGAGGTTATCATGAGTTGGAAACAGAAGAGGATTTAGGTGGTGCTCCTTTACCTGTCCAAGAAGTTGATGATATGGGTGATGAAGCTTCAGATGATGATAGTGTTTATGTTAGGGATGATTGTGAAGGTTTATTAGTGGTAGATTAA